The Paroedura picta isolate Pp20150507F chromosome 17, Ppicta_v3.0, whole genome shotgun sequence genome contains the following window.
GGGTGCGTGCGAAGCAGCCtctgcagcagccgccgccgccgccgggcgccGCGAACTCCCGGGCTTTGGCGAGAGCAGCGAGCTCCTTTCCTCGACGGCGGCATGAGCGCGGGGGCGGCGGAGCGGGGGGCGGCGGGAGCCGCGGGGGGgtctgcggcggcggcggtggcggcggcgtcCGTCGGGGGTCGCGGCGGGGCCGGCAAGGAGGTGCCGTCGGCGCTGCTGGACCCGCGGAGCCGCCGGCGGTACGTGGTGGGGCGCTTCCTGGGCAAGGGCGGCTTCGCCAAGTGCTACGAGCTGACGGACGCGGAGAGCCGCGAGGTGTTCGCGGGCAAGGTGGTGTCCAAGGCGCTGCTGGTGAAGGCGCCGCAGCGGGAGAAGATGTCCATGGAGATCGCCATCCACCGCAGCCTCCAGCACCGGCACGTCGTCGCCTTCCACGGCTTCTTCGAGGACGCCAACTTCGTCTTCGTCGTGCTCGAGCTCTGCCGGCGCAGGGtaagggcgggcggggggcgggcgcgggcgggcgggcgggcggggggcgccgTCGGGGGTCCCGGGCGGGTCTGCAGCCGCCCCGCTCCCGCTCTCTCCCTCCCGTCCCCGCGCAGTCGCTGCTGGAGCTGCACAAGCGGCGCAAGGCGCTGACCGAGCCGGAGGCGCGCTACTTCCTGCGCCAGATCATCCTGGGCTGCCAGTACCTGCACAGCCACCGCGTCATCCACCGCGACCTCAAGCTGGGCAACCTCTTCCTCAACGACGACATGGAGGTCAAGATAGGTGGGCAGGGGGGCGGCCaggcgcgcggggggggggagagatctggggcggggggggggctccgggGCCCGGCCCTGACCCGCCTTTCCCGCCCCCCAGGGGACTTTGGCCTGGCCACGAAGGTGGAGTACGAGGGCGAGCGGAAGAAGACCCTGTGTGGGACCCCCAACTACATCGCCCCCGAGGTCCTGGGCAAGAAGGGCCACAGCTTCGAGGTGGACGTCTGGTCCATCGGCTGCATCATGTACGTCCCAGGAGGCTGGCAGGTGGGCGGGAGAGCAGGAGGGGGCCTTCTCTCCCCACGGCCTCTGGGAGGGGGCTTCCATCTGCTGAGTTTCCGGGGTCTCTGCACACAGGTACACCCTCCTGGTCGGGAAGCCCCCCTTCGAAACCTCCTGCCTGAAGGAGACGTACCTGCGGATTAAGAACAACGACTACTCCATCCCTTCGGTATGGCCCCGCTGAGATCgtggggagggacgggggggggtcCCCCAATTGGGCCGCCTCCTCTGAACCGCCCCCCCTGCCTGCCCCGCAGCACATCAACCCCGTAGCTGCTAGCCTGATCCGTAAAATGCTGCGCTCGGATCCGGCCACCCGGCCCACCATCGAGGAGCTGCTGAGCGACGAGTTCTTCTCCACGGGGTACCTCCCGTCCCGGCTGCCCACCACCTGCCTCACAGTCCCGCCCCGGTTCTCTCTGGCCTCCAGCGGGCCTGACCCCAGCGGGAGGAAGCCCCTGACGGTGGTGAACAAAGGTGAGCAGCTGGGGGGCGATGGGGGGGGCCCTGCAAACTGAAGCACCCAggccatctcccccacccccaaagcagagctgcctctgctggtgcAAAATGACATTCCTGCAGCCCCTcgggctcttctcctcctccccacaagAGAAATGGCTGCGTCCACATTGCGGGCTTCCctggagcgcccccccccccatcccgcagCTCCCCAATTTGCCTGCTTCCTGCCACGGCAGGTCTGGACAGCCCAGTGCCTGACAAGCTgccggagaaggaggaggaggaggccccgCGGGAGCCAGGGGAGTCTGTGGACACACTCCTGATGGACCTCATGCAACAGCTGACGGTGGTGAACTCCTGCAAGCCTTCTGAGAAAGTCCCCGTGAGACAAGGTGAGGGGTGGGCATGCCTGAGGGTGGGGGCGGAAGCCCACCCCGGGGCCAAACGCTGCTGGCTGCTTTGCACCCCGTAACGCTGGGTCTCTTGCTCTATTCTTGCAGAGGAGGCCGAGGACCCCGCCTGCATCCCCATCTTCTGGGTTAGCAAGTGGGTCGATTACTCGGACAAGTATGGCCTAGGTGGGTGTCTGGCCGGGCAGGATCTCAAACCAACTTGGCCCCAGGAGAGCATAAAATGGGGTtccaccagaagagccctgccggagcAGACCAAGGCAGCTGTCCTTCGGGTCTGGCAGTGTCCGGGCCGGGTCagactggggaggaggagaaaggaggtctTCTTCTGGGCCAGTggcacaaccccccctccccacctcttcctctcaccccccccccaggctaccAGCTGTGCGACAACAGCGTGGGCGTTCTGTTCAATGACTCGACCCGCCTCATCATGTACAACGATGGGGACAGCCTGCAGTACATCGAGCAGAACGGGGCTGAGTCCTACTTCAACGTGCGCTCCTACCCCAGCAGCTTCAACAAGAAGGTCGGTGGGGCCCGTGGGGCCACAGGCAGGGGCTCCCCAGGGTGATCTTGGCCTAGAGAGAAGCtgggaggagggcgggggggggcgggagttgggcccttcctggccctcctgcctgtGCGGGGCTGGCTCACGCAGGGCCTGGCTGCGTCCCCAGGTCACGCTGCTGGAGTATTTCCGTAACTACATGAGCGAGCACCTGCTGAAGGCCGGCGCCAACATCAGCCCCCGAGAGGGAGACGAGCTGGCCCGGCTGCCCTACCTGCGCACCTGGTTCCGCACCCGGAGCGCCATCATCCTGCACCTCAGCAATGGCACCGTCCAGATCAACTTCTTCGAGGTGAGCGGCCGGAGGCGCGGGCCGGGGAGATccctgcctcgcagggtggttgtgcaAGAATGAAATGGGGGAGAGAAGAACGGGGcaagccattggggggggggaagggggtgagaATGAAGCTCATGAAGCCAGCCTTGTCCCAGGGCTGGAACTCCCAGGCCAGGCCTTGTTTGGAAGAGGCAAGACCCGGGGTTCCTGGGTGCCCGCCTCCCCCGGAGAAAGATCCAGTATTagccaggcgtttcccaacccagagctggggggtgggagggaatctGGCCACCGTATCCCACAGGGAATGTTTTGGGTCCCAGTTGTGGTCTGGCCCATGAGTCCAACCTGCCTTGGGCTGAACGGCCAGTTTGAGGCCAGCCTGGCTTCTCCTGCTCTCCTCCCCGTGTCTGCTGCGAgcccctctcaccccccccctcggggcctgtgccccctctcccccccccccaggaccacACGAAGGTCATCCTGTGCCCGCTGATGGCGGCCGTCAGCTACATCAACCAGAAGCGGGAGTTCCACACCTACAAGCTCAGCCTCCTGGAGGAGTTTGGCTGCAGCAAGGAGCTGGCCAGCCGCCTGCGCTTTGCCCGCACCATGGTGGAGAAGCTGCTGTTCTCCAAGGCCGTCCCCGCCAGCACCAAGCCTGCGCCCTAGAGGCCGCCCGGCACGCAGGACACTCTCCGGGCAGGGGCAGGGACGTCGTCCCGGAGCCAGGGAGCCCAGCCACGAGGGCCGTCTGTTCCCCCTGCTGCCCAGGGGCTCTAAGGGggcaatcctgccccccccccagttttgatGGAGAAGATGCCTCCCTTTCGCCTGGCGCCTGGCCCTGCCCCAAAAGGGGGGCTGTGGGTGCATCATGCACGTTATTTATATGTGTGACTCTGTCAGCGGCCTCTGCTTGGAGGGCTCTGCTTCCTGTTGTTGctgtctggggctccccccccttctctagTTTGTTCAGAGAACCTTTGGTGCCCCCTCTTTTAAATACTGAAATGAATCCAATAAAGgtcattttgtacagtgcaacagtcttgtgtgtgtgtgtgtgggggggagcactTCGCAGCCAGGACACTGGGCCTCAAGGTGTGTTTGTTATCCCTGTGGCAGCCCCTTGCCCAGCCATTAGCTTATTTCGGGGGGGGGTCTATGAGGTCTGGGGCCAGCCCAGGAAAGAGCCTTTGAGAAGCAGGGGGATGACTGGGTGCAGAGGGGGAAGCccaagcagggagggagagaggactcTCTGGACTACAGTTAAAACTTTGGTTTAATATACAAAACTGTGTTACAAAGGAGTGCTTGACCCAGCAGCCTCCATCTCTGTGGGGCAGGGCCCCCTGAGCAGAGAAGCCCCTCAAGCGGGACGCATGCCGGAAGTGCTGTagccccctcctgctgctgctgctgggggatcttggggaTGCCTGTGGCCTCGGCTGGCACagagcagttgggggggggaagggtccagAGTAGCTGGGCAGCCAGCTCTGCCCTCTCCTTCAGCTCCGAAAGGCTGGTCTTTTGCAGGCCACGTGGCCACGCCCTGTCCCCTGCTCCTGGTGGTAGTAGTACGGCCGCAGCAGTCTCTCGCCAGCACAGGGCTGCAGGGCCTGGTGGGTGTGCAGGAGGAGGCGGGGGAAGCGAGCCGTGAAGTAGCGCACAAAGTCCTGTGGGACCTCCCCCAGCGTCTCCTGGACCTCCTTGGGCAGCTCGCGGTAGTGGTGCTTCTGGGGAGGGCAAGAGAAAGGGCTGCTCTCGAGgcaccagggggaggggaggggaggggcacggcTGCGGCTGCCCAGGAGGGAAGGGGCACAGACTTCTTGCCAGGAGCCCTCCAAGGGTACGGGCATCTTGCAGCCTCCCGCCTGGCCTCTTACTGCCAAGGAATGcccactggggtggggtggggtgggggctaccTTGTTCCTCATGGCCCTCAAGAGGTCGCGCACAGAGTTGCCTTTGTAGGCCCGGAACTTCCTGAGgtctggggagaaaaggggggattGGGACCGCTGACCTTTGGCTGTGCGGTGCCAGAGATGCTGCCGGTCCCACGTCCCACGTGCCCCACGGCTTAGTCTTACCCGTCTGCAGGGGGAcagagatgtgggccctccagttgCCTCTCaccaccccctctcccccggcCTCCAAGGCTCCGAGGAGGGGCCCGCCCACCGGCTCCTTCTCCAGGCGGTCGCTGACATCCTGGAGAGACAAGAGAGGGATTCGCACTTGCCTCTGCTGGCAGGACTGTCCCTGCGTCCCTGCTGGTCAGGCTCGTGGGGTGGGGTGCCCTCCACCTGCCCAAAACTCACCAGGAGAAACTGCAGCAACTTGGCTGGGCTCCAGAAGAAGGGGTGGGCCAGGACCTGGGCCCCTGTGGGCCTCCTGGCGGGGTCGCTGCTGATCATGGCTTCCATCAACTGCAGGCCGACCATGTtctctgagggagggggggggaggagcagaggcCAGCAAGCCGGTTTCAGGCCCCTGGAGGAGCACTGTGCAGTCTGACcgctcttgcctggagaggagttcTAATCCTGGGAGCTCTCCTGCTCAGCAGCCCGTTCCCATCGACCTCCCGGCAGAGGCTGCCGAGTCCCGTCCCCCCATTCCTCACCGTGAGTCTCTGGCTGCAGGTGCTCCAGCCGGTGGGCCCCGGCCAGAATGTTGCCCTGGCGCTGCAGGCGGTCTCCAAAGGGGTGCTGCCCGCCAGACACCACGTAGTAAAAGACGCAGCCGGCAGAGAAGATGTCCACAGCCGGCGTCTGCAGGGAGCAAAGGGCAGGGCCAGGAGCTGAGGCCACCCTCCGTCTCCAGccccccgtgccccccccccacccacacgcGCCCTTACCGGGTTCTCCCGCGGAGCCTCCCGTAGGACCTCGGGGGCAATCCAGCCCTCCGTGCCGGGGATGCCGGAGCGGAGGCTGAAGCTGCTCCGGCCGGCTTGCAGCTTCTTGCACAGGCCGAAGTCCGAGAGGACGGCACGGATCCGCCCGTGGATGTCGGGGGCCGAGAGCAGGATGTTGCAGGGCTTCAAGTCACGGTGGACTGGAAggaaatagccccccccccccccggcagggtgTGAGCTGAGGGCGGGGGAAGCAAGGCCTTCTGAGGAGCGATCCTCGGGAACCAGCACCCCCACTTACCTATGCCCAGGGCGTGCAGGTGAGCCAAGCCAGCCATCGTCTGCTGCAGCAGGGAGACTGAGGACGCGAGGGTCCGGCCGCCGAGGGAGGGGGACTCCACgtactgggaggggggcagagagagacagtCACCTGCCTTggaggcaccgggggggggggggcaggatctctctctcgctctcccaaACCAAatccctggggaggggagggggaggaggtggagggagcaGCTGCAGCTGCGGCCCCAGTGAGGTTTTAAATGTTTCGCCGCCGGCCCCCTGTGGGCTCACCTCCTGCAGGGTGGCGGTGCAGAGCTCCAGGGCGATGTAGTGGAACTGCCGGTCCTTCTCCGTGCAGAAGTAGCGCACCACGTTGGGGTGCTCATCAGATTCGCGCAGGAGCTGGACCTCCCGCTCCACCAGGTGGGTGTACTCTGGCAAGAGGCGCTTCACGGCCACCTTGCGCCCGTCAAAGTGGCCCCTGGGGAAACAAAGGGCccatcgggagggggggagaggtcaGGGCACAagcagccactcccccccccgccccgcaagCAGGGCTCAGCTGGGACTCCCTGGGGGCGTGTAAAGCCCCACGGCAACCTACAACAGGTTCCTGGGAGAGGgcaccacctccacccccaatgAAGCcccgatgcccccccccccccgaaatcctgCTCTtctgcccggggaggggggggggacagggaaggTTCCAGCCCATCCTGGGGCAGAAGGGGGGTCCTCTGCTCCCAGGGTTCAGAAGCACCCCTTACCTGAAGACACAAGTGCCTCCTGCCCCACGGCCCACCACTTCCTTGGGGTCGAAGGAGATCTTCCCCACGACAAAGGTCTCGGggtcagctgctgctgctgctgctgtccggAGAGAGAGCGGAGCTCTGACTGCCCTGCAGgcacctgccttcccttcccttcccaccccctggagCTATACAGCCAGGTGGCCTCTCCCTGTGCACCCACCTGGGGCGGCAGAGCTGTGGCTGGAGGGCCCTGCCCTCTGCTCTGCCTGGGTGGGCTCTGCGGAAGCCCCGGGGGCGGCTGCTGCTGGGCTGTGGCTGGGAGGggacccccccaggcctccctggTGCTGCAAGAGCTGGGCCAGTTGCTGCTCCAGGTGCCGCTGCTGCTCTCGGTTCTGCCGCtgcagctgctgggggaggggggcaagaacGTGGCctcagtgtcggggggggggcatcccaaGGACCTCCACAGTCTTCAATTAAAGGTCACTCaaggctccccctcccttcctccccacggAGAGCTGGGCTCTGGGGATCAAGATtcatgatggggtggggggggggggtgctggagcCCAGCCCACTCACCCAGAGCATGAGGAAGAGGATCCCCCCTCCCAGAAGCACAGTGGTAATTCCTGAGCCCACCAGCTCCCAGGGACCCCACGCTGGGTCAGCCTCCGGAGGCTCCAGGGGCAGCTCTGCTGGGCCAGGGCTCCCACCCGCTCCCTCCGCCAAGCCACCATCCATCGTCAGGAACTGGAGGAGAGAAGCAGGGGTCAGGTTAGGGGGAGGCTGCACCATGGGGGTGggcaaaggaggaggaaagacCCTCCCCAATTATCTcagctctgccctgccctgccacctACCTCATCGAAGAGGGTCTTGGGGGCGGACGTGGGGGCCAGCAGGGCCTCGGGGGTCCTCCTCAGGCTCTCAGGAAAGGCCCTCAGCATGGTGGTGTGGACCACCGGGGGCAGCTCGTGGTGCCCTGCGGGGAAAGATCACCCCTCTGTCTCCATCACCCAGCACGTCCCCTGCACCGACCTGCTAGCCGGATCCAGAGCTGACCTACTCCGAAGCCTCTCCCCAAGTCCAGCCAGCTGGTCAGTCTTCAGGGACGGCAGAGCACGAGTCCCTGTCCTCTTTTCCAGGGCAGCCGCCAGGGGCCGGCTCTGCTCAGCTATCGGCTGCTTTGTGCTGCCCCACTCTCTCTCCCGTGGCCCCCCGAGACAGAAGATGTGGTGCTGGTGCGTTCCTGAGCATGGCAAGAAAGGGGGACTCACCAATGAGCATCCACTGGCTGGGAGGCACAGTGACGCTGCCCTTCGGGTACCTGACCTCTGTGCTGGGCGTGATTTTGCACTCTCCCGACTTTTGGAGCGTGACCTCCTCGGTGGTGGGGCCGTTGATCCGAGCCAGCGTCACCCCCTGAGGCTGTGGGAGGCACAGACAGAGCAGTGGGGCCTCCGGGCCCAGtggcatctccccccccacccacacaaatACAGGGCCAGCCAaaggcagatggggggggggggaggttctcaCCACCAGTGTCACTCCAGCATGTACCAGGGACGTCAAGGCATAGAAGCAGCTGGCATCTCTGCCCACGTAGAGCGTTGGCCTGGGAAagggcaagggggtgggggggtgggggtcaggtGTGCAGTAAAAGCTTCTGGAACTCATTTCCCAGGATCCCCCAGGCAGCTTCAGAGAAGACCTGGAATCCAGCCTCCCAGCCTCTCCATGTCCCCACCACGCTGCCTCCTGAAGCCCCAGAAGGCAGAGGGGCCCTGAGCtgagctccctcctcccctccggcTTGGTACGCACAGCAGCTGCGTCTTGGTGGCAAACTCCGCAGGGGACCCCCGGTGCCAGTTGAGGGGGCGGATGTCCCGGGCGCGCAGGGCCAGATAGCGCAGGCTCTCCGTGCCGACGTTGAGGTGGGGCAGGCGCCGCAGGCTGTCCTGGTGCCAGGTGTAGACCCCCACCACGGGGGACCCGTAGTCCTGCGTCCACAGCAGCTCCCCGCTGGCCTGGGCCGCCGTCACCAGCAGCCCCTCTCCGCTGGAAGCCAAATGAACCATCCCTGGGGAGACAGGCAGGAACGAGAAGGGCTGGCAGACGGCCAGAACTCAGTCCCCAGAGGCTGGCAGCCCAGGCCTTGCAAGGCTCCACCAGGCCAGGAATTCACAGAGGCCTGGAGGGTCAGCCCGTCACACGGAATCCACAAACAGTCCCGCTCACAGGCGCAAGAGAGATACAAAGAGGCTGGAAGAGGGACGGGGCCGAACCCTCCTCCAGTGGAGCTTCAGCTTGCATGTGTGTTCTGGAGTCCCCCCTTTGCAGCTTTTGACTCTGCTTCGGCAGGAGGTCCAGGGCAGAGCGCTGACTCGTTCAGCACCAGAATCTCCCCACCCGGAGGGCACTCCCTGGGACTCACCGTGCTCCTTGTCTGGATCGTCGTGCCGCAGTGCGGAGTAGTCCAGGAAGGTGCCATTCCAGCGCAGCTCGCGGGTCTTGGTGTCATACATGGTGAGGACGTACTCTGGAGACACAGAGGGGTCGGAGGTGGGGGGGTCACAATGGCGAGGCATAAGAGATCCTCCCCAAAGAGAGGCAACGCCAGAAACTGGATTGGACCCCCCCCAGGGCAGAAGCCGGAATGGCAAAATATGCATCTGTGAGCAGGTagcaacacccccccacacacacacacaaaactacaGCCACATGCCTGATttcccgcctgccccccccccagcccccaggcctGCAGAATTTGGCTGCCCAAAGCAAAGCAGACCGCAGGAGAGGCGAGAGGAAGCCCTGGCCTGGTGCCAGGCTGTCCTGGCCATCCTCGGGGGTGGGCAAATCCAGTCTTACGGGTACGTCCGATGTAGAGGAACGGTGCCGAGGGGCACAGCCCGTCCCAGGCCTCGGTGGAGAGCGTGGTCTGCTTCTGCCCCGATGCGGGGTCCACCACGAACCAGGTGTCCTCCTTCTTGCCTGGGAAGAGGGATGGACTCTCCACAGTGGGGCCCACACATGGGTGAGACGGGGCCTCTCCCACCACCCACGCCCCCTTCCCGGTCTTGTACCTGTGTAGAGGATCCCGTCGGAGCTCCGGCACGGCGAGGACTGTACCAGCTCTGGGATGGTGAACGGCAGCTTCTGCAGtggccagaggaggaggaggaggggctcttACGGGGATTGCAAGCCCTCCGTTCCCCCGGGGAACCCCCTTTTGGGCCCTGGGAAGAGGGGCCTTctcctgtgaggggaggggcttgggcTGCCCTCCGGCTGAACACTCACCATGAGGCCCTCCTTGTTCTTGCCCCCCAGGACGTAGAGGCTCCCATCACTGGGGTCCGGAAGGAAGGCTGGCCTGAGCAGGGAACAAGCAGGCATGAGAGGGACGCTTGGGAGAAAGAAGCAGCTCCAGGGGGGCTCCAGAGCAGCCCCCTTGCCagcaaaggcaggcaggcaggcaggcagggtgcCACATCCCCCTCTGCCCTTTACGTCCTGATGCCCGCCTGGACCAGTGGCcaggaccactgctccaggtaCCTTGGCCAGCTCTGTGGccccagagggggagggggcttagaacctcagcctctcctcctttccttcccatgGTGCCGGAGCGATCCAGAAAGCAGCGGGACCACTGTacgaatcctgccccccccctcacaaggaTCTGCCCTCCAGTCCCAGGAGACACTCACTCAGCCACGTCCACGGGGGCCTGCAGAGTCGGCGCtgaaggagaaagggggagggtccCGGTCAGGGGGGAAGAGCTGTGGGATCTCGCCCCCCAAGCAAGCCAGTCCTCCCGGAGGAGGGGCTCTCCTGGCTCCATGAGGGAGAGGTCAGTCCCACTGCCCCTGGCCACCCCCAAGGGCTGGCAGGTGCTCACCATCTTGCAGGGTCCACTGGATGTCCCCCGTCCTCTGACTCACGGCATGGAGGTGGCCGTCCAGGGTGGAGACAAAGAGCAGACTTTCTGGGGCAGGGCCAGAAAGGCTCTaggggcaggggagaagaggcCGGGTGAGGCCAGAGAAGGAGGGCCGGGAGGACCCCGGAGGCAACAGAGCGCGTGGGCACCCGAGCCCACCACCCCTGGGGGCTGGGAGGAGAACCACAAGGGCAGGAGGGGGAACCTGCTGAGGGGCCATGGAGCAGGGCAGCATCTTGTCCCAGCCACGGACCGGCCAGCCAGCCCCCCTTGGGACGGCCCAAtgacctctcttcttcttctccattgctCCGGGGGCGAGGGGGCGGCcttgcccccccctgccccccaaggtGCAGGCGGGCTGCTGCATCCGGGTGCCAACTCACCGGCGGCACCCTCCGCCCGGCACTCCCCCTTGGCAAACAAAGCCGGGCTGGGCCAAGCGAGGGCAGGGAGcgcctggagaggggaggggaggggaggggagagctcgGCCAGGACAGCTGCCGCCTTGGCCCAGGGAGGGGTCACTACCCAGCTTGAGGGTCGGGGGGCCGGGCGGCCCTCCCTCCGACCCAGaggtacctccctccctccctccctccctccctgggtccCGGGGCGCGTGTGCTGGCGTTGGCCGTCGGAAGCCGGTTCCCCGGGCAAAGCTCCGGGCGCTGGACAGCCGTTGTCGGGCCAGCTTGTCTGGCCTGCCGCCCGCCCCCCGCCTCACCTGCGCCCCCGCCGCCACCGCCAGCAGCAggagccccagaggcagcagatgGAGCGCGGCGGGGAGGCTCCGTCGGGGCCCGCAGGAGCCGCACATGGGTCGCCTGGCCCTGGGTGTAGGATGCGCCCCCCCATGCCCCGCGCCCTCAGCCCCGGCCGCACGCCCGCATGGCCCCCGCCGCAGGTGCCGCTCGCAGCTGGCTCTGGCCCCGGGACGCCCGACAGGGACACGACGGGGCGGGACCAAACAGCCCTGCCCGCCTCTCGTCGCCTCCCCACTCCCAAAGCACTCTGTACGCGCTCAGGGGCCTCGTGCCGGCAAGGAAGCGTCGCCTACACCcctcccctgccgccgccgccgccgcaattGCTCGGGGGAGCCGTGGACGCCCACCGCCCCCTCTGGCCCCCCAAGAGAGGACTCCGCCCCCAGTGGCCGGACCTTGGTTGGCCTTGGCACGGATCCTGCTGCTCGCATTCCTGTATGCAGAAACACAAACCAGTTGGACCAGTccccatgcatgtgtgtgtgtgtttgtgtgtgtgtgtgagggggggggaggaggcctgaAGCCCaaggcccaccccccccccttccagccctgggtcctgccagccagctgccccctcccacccagagCAGAGAGAAGCACcgacttcccttccccccccccaggaaaatgcCCCAAATCCTTCCCAAGCAGGGCAGGCAGCCCAAAGTGGCCCCTCCCCGACCCAAGAAAAGACCAGCAGGCAGCAAGGAAAGGACTTCATTCTCAAAGTTTAATTGATAAGACTGATTGGATCTTACAGAACAGAACAAGGAGAATACCGGACAAAGTGACACTTTAAAAATATCTCAGGGAGGCAAGCTCCGGATGACgccgttcccctccccttcctcagggGGGCTCCAGGCTGAGATGCTGAGATTAGGACAGAGACCCCCACCCAACAGAGATTAGGACAGagaccccccgccccccggcctgTAACTCTGcaaaggtgggaaggggagggaaaggccgGTCTCTTCTGGTGGGGATGGGCACCAGCCAGGCAGGGGCAGCTGTTCCCAGCCCCTCACTGCTGGGCACTGGGCTCCCGGGGGGGCAGCTCCACAAGGGAGGGGGGTGAATCCAGGAGGGCAGCCTTGCAAGTGGGGCTCGCAACACGCCAGCTGGTGCACACGTGACTCTCTCCGTGTCGGGAGGGGAGAAGGGTCTTCCCGGCCCCAAGCCTGGGGAGCAGAAATGAAATACGGCACCtctgaggaagagggagggagggagggcagaagtcGGCCCTCGGCCGGCAGAAACTGAGAAGGAAAGGGGCACCTTGCCACAGCAGGAACAAGATTTGAGCCGGGCAAAGCGCCCACAGGAGTTCCAGGCACCTGCTCCAGGGCACTTTCCCTCACCCAAGCGCTCCCTGTCGAGGCTGCGACAGGGCCCAAAAGCAAATCTCAGCCCCCAGGCAAGGGTTCGAAACATGCAGCTGCACACCCCTTACTCTCTGGCCCGAAGCGGCAGAGTCCTAAGGGATGGGGGCTACTTGGCCGTACTGCCCCCAATACACATCTGCCACGTGCTCTTTCAGTGGGAGGCACACAAGCAAGAGACAGGCTGACGAAGAACTATTTCCGGAGGAAGAAAGAGGCAAAACGGCGTCCCCTGAGCGGGGGTCTCGCTGGGACCCCTGCAGGTTGCAGGATTCGAAAGGCCCCCTGATCTCAGCACCTGGGTAGAAGGCGGGGCAGACCAAGACTGGGGGAGGAAGAAGACACGGCTGTTTAAGAGGCTGCGGAACAGAGATCTGTGGAAGCTTTTTCCATGCTCCATGCACAAGACGGTCAGGGGGGAGACACTTCCCTGCCCGAGTGCCTCAACCAAGAGCCTCCTCCGCGGTGTCAGTCCTTGGTGAAGCAGGAAACAGAttctccccagccccaaaggGTGTGTTCAGGGAAGGCTCCTtagagtagcccccccccccaagcaaagcAGCAGGAGAGATCATTTTCTCTCCAGGAAGGACTGCAGCAAGAGTCAGGCTGTGCACACCTTCCGGAACAGGGATCCCGAGGGCCAGCCCTGCTCAAGTGCCCCTGGGGCAACCGCTTCTCCCAGGCCTCACGTCGAGCCGCATCCTAAATTCAGAGCCTAAGAGCCCGATCCGTCAGGCGTTG
Protein-coding sequences here:
- the ERN2 gene encoding serine/threonine-protein kinase/endoribonuclease IRE2 isoform X4 — its product is MQQPACTLGGRGGQGRPLAPGAMEKKKRGHWAVPRGAGWPVRGWDKMLPCSMAPQQSLSGPAPESLLFVSTLDGHLHAVSQRTGDIQWTLQDAPTLQAPVDVAEPAFLPDPSDGSLYVLGGKNKEGLMKLPFTIPELVQSSPCRSSDGILYTGKKEDTWFVVDPASGQKQTTLSTEAWDGLCPSAPFLYIGRTQYVLTMYDTKTRELRWNGTFLDYSALRHDDPDKEHGMVHLASSGEGLLVTAAQASGELLWTQDYGSPVVGVYTWHQDSLRRLPHLNVGTESLRYLALRARDIRPLNWHRGSPAEFATKTQLLPTLYVGRDASCFYALTSLVHAGVTLVPQGVTLARINGPTTEEVTLQKSGECKITPSTEVRYPKGSVTVPPSQWMLIGHHELPPVVHTTMLRAFPESLRRTPEALLAPTSAPKTLFDEFLTMDGGLAEGAGGSPGPAELPLEPPEADPAWGPWELVGSGITTVLLGGGILFLMLWLQRQNREQQRHLEQQLAQLLQHQGGLGGSPPSHSPAAAAPGASAEPTQAEQRAGPSSHSSAAPAAAAADPETFVVGKISFDPKEVVGRGAGGTCVFRGHFDGRKVAVKRLLPEYTHLVEREVQLLRESDEHPNVVRYFCTEKDRQFHYIALELCTATLQEYVESPSLGGRTLASSVSLLQQTMAGLAHLHALGIVHRDLKPCNILLSAPDIHGRIRAVLSDFGLCKKLQAGRSSFSLRSGIPGTEGWIAPEVLREAPRENPTPAVDIFSAGCVFYYVVSGGQHPFGDRLQRQGNILAGAHRLEHLQPETHENMVGLQLMEAMISSDPARRPTGAQVLAHPFFWSPAKLLQFLLDVSDRLEKEPVGGPLLGALEAGGEGVVRGNWRAHISVPLQTDLRKFRAYKGNSVRDLLRAMRNKKHHYRELPKEVQETLGEVPQDFVRYFTARFPRLLLHTHQALQPCAGERLLRPYYYHQEQGTGRGHVACKRPAFRS
- the ERN2 gene encoding serine/threonine-protein kinase/endoribonuclease IRE2 isoform X6; translated protein: MHGDWSNWFVFLHTGMRAAGSVPRPTKSLSGPAPESLLFVSTLDGHLHAVSQRTGDIQWTLQDAPTLQAPVDVAEPAFLPDPSDGSLYVLGGKNKEGLMKLPFTIPELVQSSPCRSSDGILYTGKKEDTWFVVDPASGQKQTTLSTEAWDGLCPSAPFLYIGRTQYVLTMYDTKTRELRWNGTFLDYSALRHDDPDKEHGMVHLASSGEGLLVTAAQASGELLWTQDYGSPVVGVYTWHQDSLRRLPHLNVGTESLRYLALRARDIRPLNWHRGSPAEFATKTQLLPTLYVGRDASCFYALTSLVHAGVTLVPQGVTLARINGPTTEEVTLQKSGECKITPSTEVRYPKGSVTVPPSQWMLIGHHELPPVVHTTMLRAFPESLRRTPEALLAPTSAPKTLFDEFLTMDGGLAEGAGGSPGPAELPLEPPEADPAWGPWELVGSGITTVLLGGGILFLMLWQLQRQNREQQRHLEQQLAQLLQHQGGLGGSPPSHSPAAAAPGASAEPTQAEQRAGPSSHSSAAPAAAAAADPETFVVGKISFDPKEVVGRGAGGTCVFRGHFDGRKVAVKRLLPEYTHLVEREVQLLRESDEHPNVVRYFCTEKDRQFHYIALELCTATLQEYVESPSLGGRTLASSVSLLQQTMAGLAHLHALGIVHRDLKPCNILLSAPDIHGRIRAVLSDFGLCKKLQAGRSSFSLRSGIPGTEGWIAPEVLREAPRENPTPAVDIFSAGCVFYYVVSGGQHPFGDRLQRQGNILAGAHRLEHLQPETHENMVGLQLMEAMISSDPARRPTGAQVLAHPFFWSPAKLLQFLLDVSDRLEKEPVGGPLLGALEAGGEGVVRGNWRAHISVPLQTDLRKFRAYKGNSVRDLLRAMRNKKHHYRELPKEVQETLGEVPQDFVRYFTARFPRLLLHTHQALQPCAGERLLRPYYYHQEQGTGRGHVACKRPAFRS